One Chryseobacterium sp. StRB126 genomic region harbors:
- a CDS encoding pyridoxal phosphate-dependent decarboxylase family protein, giving the protein MKEHLKNDSVNISHLLDIIKKQGAEYLSSLSDRPTSINNPFVSEPVSLPEYGYGTEEVIKIFNERFEAIMVASSGPRYLGFVTGGTTPASIAGDWLTTIYDQNTQSTKGQGDISANVEFETIKLILELLELPDSFLGGFVTGATMSNFTCLAVARQWLGKEKGRDIAKEGVSETMKVLTATPHSSSVKSLSLLGMGSNNMITVKTDGNDREAISIKDLEEQIIRLNNEPFILISSGGTVNTVDFDDFIEIKKLKEKYNFWWHIDAAFGGFAACSEHYKHLVKGWESADSITVDCHKWLNVPYESALFFVKEEYKILQGETFQNSNAPYLVDPLADFNYLNFLPENSRRLKALPAWFTLMAYGKEGYKEIVENNVSLARNFGRLIENSNDFKLLVPVRLNTVCFTLKDDTKQEEIGKFLEMLNSTGKVFMTPTFYNQHKGIRAAFVNWKTNETDVQLIFETMNNTITQLK; this is encoded by the coding sequence ATGAAAGAACACCTGAAAAATGATTCAGTAAACATAAGCCATCTATTAGATATTATAAAAAAGCAAGGAGCAGAATACCTGAGTTCTCTTTCGGACAGGCCTACATCCATCAATAACCCTTTTGTATCAGAGCCGGTAAGCCTGCCGGAGTATGGTTATGGAACCGAAGAAGTAATCAAAATATTCAACGAAAGGTTTGAAGCTATCATGGTAGCATCTTCCGGCCCAAGATATTTGGGATTTGTAACCGGAGGCACTACACCGGCATCTATTGCCGGAGACTGGCTGACTACCATTTATGATCAGAATACCCAATCTACAAAAGGGCAGGGAGATATTTCTGCGAATGTAGAATTTGAAACCATCAAACTTATTCTGGAGCTACTGGAACTTCCGGATAGTTTTCTAGGCGGCTTTGTTACCGGAGCAACAATGTCTAATTTTACCTGTCTGGCAGTTGCTCGTCAATGGTTAGGGAAAGAAAAAGGACGAGATATTGCTAAAGAAGGAGTTTCTGAAACCATGAAAGTTCTGACAGCAACTCCTCATTCTTCCTCTGTAAAGTCACTATCTCTTTTAGGAATGGGCAGCAATAATATGATCACGGTTAAAACTGATGGAAATGATCGTGAAGCTATTTCTATTAAAGATCTGGAAGAACAGATCATACGACTGAACAATGAACCGTTTATACTGATCTCCAGCGGTGGAACTGTAAATACTGTTGATTTTGATGATTTCATAGAGATCAAAAAACTGAAAGAAAAATATAACTTCTGGTGGCATATTGATGCTGCTTTTGGCGGCTTTGCTGCTTGCTCCGAACATTATAAACATCTTGTTAAAGGTTGGGAAAGTGCCGACAGTATTACGGTAGACTGCCATAAATGGCTGAATGTTCCTTATGAAAGTGCCCTATTTTTTGTAAAGGAAGAATACAAGATTTTGCAGGGAGAAACCTTTCAGAATTCCAATGCTCCTTATTTAGTAGATCCTTTGGCTGATTTCAATTATTTGAATTTTCTTCCTGAGAACTCAAGACGCCTAAAAGCTCTTCCGGCATGGTTTACTTTAATGGCTTATGGAAAAGAAGGCTATAAGGAAATTGTAGAAAATAATGTGTCATTGGCCAGAAATTTTGGAAGACTTATTGAAAACAGTAATGATTTTAAACTCTTAGTCCCGGTACGTCTCAATACAGTATGTTTCACTCTGAAAGATGATACAAAGCAGGAGGAGATAGGTAAATTTCTTGAAATGCTTAATAGTACAGGGAAAGTTTTCATGACACCCACTTTCTATAATCAACATAAAGGGATCCGGGCAGCTTTTGTCAATTGGAAAACCAATGAAACAGATGTTCAGCTGATCTTTGAAACGATGAACAATACCATTACACAGTTAAAGTAA
- a CDS encoding diphthine--ammonia ligase: MKCKALFNWSSGKDSALALYKIVQENQYDVETLLTSINKEFQRISMHGVHVHLLEQQASLIGIPLTKMELPKEPSMEEYQEIMHTTMAEIQAQGITHSIFGDIFLEDLRQYREKQLNTIGMQAVFPLWKQDTSDLIREFLKLGFKTIVTCVNGTYLDKSFAGRIIDQQFLDDLPENIDPCGENGEFHTFTFDGPIFKSPVQFEIGETVKKTYPKPKSNSEDQDEEYVFWFCDLIPK, translated from the coding sequence ATGAAGTGTAAAGCCTTATTCAACTGGAGCAGCGGAAAAGATTCTGCCTTGGCTCTTTATAAAATAGTACAGGAAAATCAATATGATGTAGAAACTCTATTAACCAGCATCAATAAAGAATTTCAAAGGATTTCTATGCATGGGGTTCATGTTCATCTATTGGAACAGCAGGCTTCTCTTATTGGTATTCCCCTTACTAAAATGGAGCTTCCCAAAGAACCTTCTATGGAAGAGTATCAGGAAATCATGCATACAACAATGGCTGAAATACAGGCGCAGGGTATTACCCACTCTATTTTTGGAGACATTTTTCTGGAAGACCTCCGCCAATACAGAGAAAAACAATTAAATACTATTGGCATGCAGGCTGTATTTCCTCTTTGGAAACAAGATACCTCTGACCTCATCCGAGAATTTTTAAAACTGGGATTTAAAACAATTGTAACCTGTGTAAATGGAACCTATCTGGACAAAAGCTTTGCAGGAAGAATCATTGACCAGCAATTCCTTGATGATCTTCCTGAAAATATTGATCCTTGTGGAGAAAATGGGGAATTCCATACTTTTACTTTTGATGGGCCAATTTTTAAAAGCCCGGTTCAGTTTGAAATTGGAGAAACGGTGAAAAAGACCTATCCCAAGCCAAAGTCTAATTCAGAAGACCAAGATGAAGAATATGTTTTCTGGTTCTGCGACCTGATTCCAAAATAA
- a CDS encoding serine hydrolase domain-containing protein, with the protein MIKNLMFLISFCFLVLSCKTETPLPPVDKKAIVDSTITAFQETLLEQQIDSVFKKYHFNGSIAVFKDSLPLYKKEKGYSDFKRKTKIDSSTIFAIGSVSKQFTAVMVLLQMEQGKLNVTDKVSKYLKEFQIKEYENITIHQLLNHTSGLNMMGGKLMFKSGTDFFYSNDGFNALGKIVETVSGKSYDDNALELFKKAGMTQSSTGDIFKGNNFASAYLGNANKFEEVPNMPKRLGGKEIGTPAGGVLSTIQDLHAWNSALYGGKILKPETLKLFMAKSAERRHAIFGKMGYAYGIMLNIGKPNSYFHSGYIKGSPSLNIYYPETKTSVIILSNIADEEKGKSLVFKPHIEVKKITDHLENTLNQLRSGH; encoded by the coding sequence ATGATCAAAAATTTAATGTTCCTTATTTCTTTTTGTTTTTTAGTATTGTCATGTAAAACAGAGACTCCATTACCTCCCGTTGATAAAAAAGCAATTGTTGATTCTACCATCACCGCTTTTCAGGAAACACTTTTAGAGCAGCAGATTGATTCTGTATTCAAGAAGTATCATTTTAATGGAAGTATAGCCGTTTTTAAAGATTCTCTTCCTCTTTACAAAAAAGAAAAAGGGTATTCGGATTTTAAGAGAAAAACTAAAATAGACAGCAGTACCATTTTTGCTATAGGATCTGTAAGTAAGCAGTTCACGGCCGTTATGGTCTTGCTTCAGATGGAACAGGGAAAATTAAATGTTACGGATAAAGTTTCTAAATATTTAAAGGAGTTTCAGATCAAAGAATATGAAAACATTACGATTCATCAGCTTCTGAATCACACTTCAGGACTGAATATGATGGGTGGAAAACTGATGTTTAAAAGCGGGACAGATTTTTTCTACTCCAACGATGGTTTTAATGCGTTGGGAAAAATCGTAGAAACCGTATCCGGAAAATCATACGATGACAATGCGTTAGAACTATTCAAAAAGGCAGGTATGACCCAATCTTCAACCGGAGATATTTTTAAAGGAAACAATTTTGCATCTGCTTATTTGGGAAATGCTAATAAATTCGAAGAAGTTCCCAATATGCCTAAAAGATTAGGTGGAAAAGAAATAGGTACTCCTGCCGGTGGAGTTCTTTCTACTATTCAGGATCTTCATGCATGGAACAGTGCGTTGTATGGCGGCAAAATTCTGAAGCCGGAAACGCTTAAACTCTTCATGGCAAAAAGTGCAGAAAGACGACATGCAATCTTTGGAAAAATGGGCTATGCCTATGGAATTATGCTGAACATCGGCAAGCCCAATTCTTATTTTCACAGCGGATATATAAAAGGTTCCCCTTCTCTGAATATCTATTATCCTGAAACAAAGACTTCTGTTATTATTCTTTCTAATATTGCAGATGAAGAAAAAGGAAAGAGTCTAGTTTTCAAACCGCATATTGAAGTAAAAAAAATTACAGATCATCTTGAAAACACCCTTAATCAGCTTAGATCAGGACACTAA
- a CDS encoding M16 family metallopeptidase, whose amino-acid sequence MKNLLVGTAVLFFTGIATPLFSQKSETPKFVSNTEGVKEYTLVNGMKVLLIPDASQSNMVVNIIYNVGSKHEGYGEKGMAHLLEHMLFKSTKKLGDIKKQLSDKGGDANGTTWYDRTNYYEIFPSSDENLKWALEMEADRMVNATILQTDLDKEFSVVRNEFEIGENNPGSVLMERIVSTAYLWHNYGNSTIGSKEDIERVKAPTLRKFYEKHYQPDNATLVVAGKFDEKQALNYITQYFSVIPRPSRVLDQTYTVEPAQDGERFVELKRSGDSKIVGALYHTAPYADKDYAALDALSEILTADPSGYLYKAMIDSHKAASVYSYQPTVRDAAFMYFGLEIPADKDVKAVESEFRTELDKVAIIKYTEQDVTRAKAKILKQIENTKNNTINFAIGLTEIVGAGSYKLGMLYRDNVEKLTLADIQRVADKYFKTNNRTVGVFVPAKDEKRVKNLEYSDDQIASLTKDYKGKALEKEVAPFEASVKNLKANLSEGKLSNGMKYGVIKKEIKGGKVMGSFRFPVSNAKDLSGKAQIGALMAQVMKTGTKSHTKEQIQDMLDQWKSSINFSFKGQTLTANVNTYKEHLPKVMDLMKEILTESNFPEAELVKTVNEYNTYLEGSLNDPQALAFTEIGKITENYPKESIYYTPSFKEQIEANKTIKRQELVDFYNKIIGSNNGVGTMIGDLDSKTASTLMENTFGKWNSKSNYEQIKPELFATKKEDKIYLTPDKENGAAVGKISFSMDRNSPDYPALLIANEMLGSGGFMTARIPMRLREKEGISYGAGSYMAVPTDNNVASWGWYAFFNPTKKDAVNKALKEEVNKAVKEGFTEEEFKSNLTSWLTSRKTSLGNESTLMGLVNSQLQYGIPLEDYDTLEAKVSALKVGQVNDVLKKYISEDKLTSVFAGDFNKK is encoded by the coding sequence ATGAAAAATCTATTGGTTGGGACAGCCGTCCTATTTTTCACAGGAATCGCAACACCTTTATTTTCACAAAAATCTGAAACTCCAAAATTTGTAAGCAACACAGAGGGAGTAAAAGAATATACACTGGTTAACGGGATGAAAGTTCTTTTGATTCCGGATGCCTCGCAAAGTAATATGGTGGTGAACATTATTTACAATGTAGGTTCTAAGCACGAAGGTTATGGAGAAAAAGGAATGGCCCACTTACTGGAACATATGTTATTTAAAAGCACTAAAAAATTAGGTGATATTAAAAAACAATTGTCAGATAAAGGAGGAGACGCCAATGGGACAACTTGGTACGACAGAACAAACTATTATGAAATTTTCCCTTCCAGTGACGAAAACCTGAAGTGGGCTTTAGAAATGGAAGCAGACAGAATGGTGAATGCTACGATTCTTCAAACTGATCTTGACAAAGAGTTCTCTGTCGTAAGAAATGAATTTGAGATTGGCGAAAATAATCCGGGATCAGTTCTAATGGAGCGCATTGTATCCACTGCTTATTTATGGCATAACTACGGAAACAGTACCATCGGAAGTAAAGAAGATATTGAAAGAGTAAAGGCGCCAACCCTTAGAAAATTCTATGAGAAACATTATCAACCGGACAATGCTACATTGGTTGTCGCAGGTAAATTTGATGAAAAACAGGCTTTAAATTATATCACCCAATATTTCTCAGTTATTCCGAGACCTTCAAGAGTTTTGGATCAGACTTATACTGTTGAGCCGGCTCAGGATGGAGAACGTTTTGTAGAACTGAAACGTTCAGGTGACAGTAAAATTGTAGGGGCATTGTACCATACAGCGCCTTATGCAGATAAAGATTATGCAGCATTAGATGCATTATCAGAGATATTAACGGCAGATCCTTCAGGATATTTATATAAGGCGATGATTGATTCTCATAAAGCCGCTTCTGTTTATTCTTATCAGCCAACGGTAAGAGACGCAGCCTTTATGTATTTCGGATTGGAAATTCCTGCAGATAAAGATGTAAAAGCAGTGGAAAGTGAGTTCAGAACAGAGCTTGACAAAGTTGCAATCATTAAGTATACAGAACAGGATGTTACAAGAGCAAAGGCTAAGATTTTAAAACAAATTGAGAACACAAAAAACAATACCATCAATTTTGCAATTGGACTTACGGAGATTGTAGGGGCCGGAAGTTATAAGTTAGGAATGCTATATCGTGATAATGTAGAAAAACTAACCTTGGCCGATATCCAAAGGGTTGCTGATAAATATTTTAAAACCAATAACAGAACGGTAGGGGTGTTTGTACCAGCTAAAGATGAAAAAAGAGTTAAAAACCTTGAATATTCTGATGACCAGATTGCTAGTCTGACCAAAGATTATAAAGGAAAAGCGTTAGAAAAAGAAGTAGCTCCTTTTGAAGCAAGCGTTAAAAACCTAAAAGCTAATCTTTCTGAAGGTAAATTAAGCAACGGGATGAAGTATGGCGTTATCAAGAAAGAAATTAAAGGTGGGAAAGTAATGGGAAGTTTCCGTTTCCCTGTAAGTAACGCTAAAGACTTAAGCGGGAAAGCTCAGATAGGAGCTTTAATGGCCCAGGTTATGAAAACCGGAACCAAATCTCATACGAAAGAGCAGATTCAGGATATGCTGGATCAGTGGAAATCTTCCATCAACTTCTCATTCAAAGGGCAAACGTTAACTGCAAACGTAAATACATACAAAGAGCATTTGCCGAAAGTAATGGATCTGATGAAAGAAATCCTTACAGAATCTAACTTCCCGGAAGCAGAACTGGTAAAGACCGTAAATGAATACAATACTTACCTTGAAGGTTCTTTAAATGATCCACAGGCATTAGCGTTTACTGAGATTGGAAAAATTACTGAAAACTATCCTAAAGAAAGCATTTATTATACTCCATCTTTCAAAGAACAGATTGAGGCAAATAAAACAATCAAAAGACAGGAACTTGTAGATTTTTACAATAAAATTATAGGAAGTAATAATGGAGTAGGAACCATGATTGGAGATCTGGATTCTAAAACAGCATCTACTTTAATGGAAAATACATTCGGGAAATGGAATTCCAAATCGAACTATGAACAAATTAAGCCTGAACTTTTTGCGACTAAAAAAGAAGATAAGATCTATTTAACTCCAGATAAAGAAAACGGAGCAGCGGTAGGTAAGATTAGCTTCTCTATGGATAGAAATAGCCCTGATTATCCAGCACTGCTGATAGCTAATGAAATGTTGGGCAGCGGTGGATTCATGACGGCAAGAATTCCGATGAGACTCCGTGAAAAAGAAGGGATAAGTTATGGTGCAGGTTCATATATGGCGGTTCCGACAGATAATAATGTGGCATCCTGGGGTTGGTATGCATTCTTTAATCCAACTAAAAAAGATGCTGTAAACAAAGCTTTAAAAGAAGAAGTAAATAAAGCTGTAAAAGAAGGATTTACTGAGGAAGAATTTAAATCTAACCTAACTTCTTGGTTAACTTCAAGAAAAACAAGTTTAGGGAATGAGAGTACACTGATGGGACTTGTCAACTCTCAGCTTCAGTATGGTATTCCTTTAGAAGACTATGATACATTGGAAGCGAAAGTTTCAGCTTTAAAAGTAGGACAGGTAAATGATGTTCTTAAAAAATATATTAGTGAAGACAAGCTGACTTCTGTTTTTGCAGGAGATTTCAATAAGAAATAG